A part of Actinomycetota bacterium genomic DNA contains:
- the map gene encoding type I methionyl aminopeptidase, translated as MIIRKSREEIAKMREAGRIVAGVLDMLGEHIKPGVATETLNRLADEYIRKRKAIPSFLGYRGFPASICTSINDVVVHGIPGGERLREGDIIGVDVGVILDGYQADAARTYAVGEVSERAARLMQVTRDSLQAGIDACRPGKRLGDVSNSIQRVVEAGGFSVVVQFVGHGIGREMHEEPQIPNFGPPGRGPLLQPGMTFALEPMVNEGTYEVRVDDDGWTVRTVDGKLSAHFEHTVAVTETGPVILTLP; from the coding sequence ATGATCATCAGGAAATCCCGGGAGGAGATAGCGAAGATGCGCGAGGCCGGCCGCATAGTGGCCGGGGTCCTGGACATGCTCGGCGAGCATATCAAGCCCGGTGTCGCCACCGAGACGCTGAACCGCCTGGCGGACGAATATATCAGGAAGAGGAAGGCAATACCGTCGTTCCTCGGATACCGCGGTTTCCCCGCCTCCATCTGCACGTCCATCAACGACGTGGTGGTGCACGGCATCCCCGGCGGGGAAAGGCTAAGGGAGGGTGACATCATAGGCGTCGACGTGGGAGTGATCCTCGACGGCTACCAGGCGGACGCCGCGCGCACCTACGCGGTGGGCGAGGTGAGCGAGAGGGCCGCGAGATTGATGCAGGTCACCAGGGACTCCTTGCAGGCGGGCATCGACGCCTGCCGACCCGGCAAGCGCCTGGGAGACGTTTCCAACAGCATCCAGAGGGTGGTGGAGGCGGGAGGGTTCTCGGTGGTCGTGCAGTTCGTGGGCCACGGCATAGGGAGGGAGATGCACGAGGAGCCCCAGATCCCCAACTTCGGGCCCCCGGGGAGAGGCCCCCTCCTGCAGCCGGGGATGACCTTCGCCCTCGAGCCCATGGTCAACGAGGGTACCTACGAGGTTAGGGTGGATGACGACGGCTGGACGGTGCGTACCGTGGACGGCAAGCTCTCCGCCCATTTCGAGCACACGGTGGCGGTGACCGAGACCGGGCCCGTGATACTGACCCTGCCTTGA
- the infA gene encoding translation initiation factor IF-1: MGRKEGSVEVEGTVLEPLPNAMFRVELDNGHKLLAHISGKMRMHYIRILPGDRVVVEISPYDLTRGRIVYRYK, translated from the coding sequence GTGGGCAGGAAGGAAGGCTCCGTAGAGGTAGAAGGGACCGTACTGGAACCGCTGCCGAACGCCATGTTCCGGGTGGAACTGGACAACGGACACAAGTTGCTTGCTCACATATCCGGCAAGATGAGGATGCATTACATAAGGATATTACCCGGGGACAGGGTGGTGGTGGAGATCTCGCCCTACGATCTCACCCGGGGCAGGATCGTCTATCGCTACAAGTAG
- the rpmJ gene encoding 50S ribosomal protein L36, whose translation MKVRPSVKKMCDKCKVIRRHGKVLVICQNPRHKQRQG comes from the coding sequence ATGAAGGTAAGGCCGTCGGTGAAGAAGATGTGCGACAAGTGCAAGGTGATACGCCGTCACGGCAAGGTCCTTGTCATCTGCCAGAACCCCCGCCACAAGCAGAGGCAGGGTTGA
- the rpsM gene encoding 30S ribosomal protein S13 translates to MARIAGVDLPRDKRVEVALTYIYGIGRSTSLKVLHDCRIDPNTKVRNLTDEEVVRLRSYIDQNLKVEGDLRREVAQNIKRKMDIGCYQGLRHRMGLPVRGQRTHTNARTRKGPRKTVGVKRKKK, encoded by the coding sequence TTGGCGCGTATAGCGGGCGTGGATCTTCCCAGGGACAAGCGCGTGGAGGTGGCCCTCACCTATATTTACGGCATAGGAAGGTCCACCTCGCTGAAGGTGCTCCATGATTGCCGGATCGACCCCAATACCAAGGTGCGCAACCTCACCGACGAGGAGGTCGTGCGGCTGCGCAGCTACATAGACCAGAACCTGAAGGTGGAGGGGGACCTGAGGCGTGAGGTGGCCCAGAACATCAAGAGGAAGATGGACATAGGGTGCTACCAGGGTTTGCGCCACCGCATGGGGTTGCCCGTGCGGGGCCAGCGAACCCACACCAATGCCCGCACCCGCAAGGGACCGCGCAAGACGGTGGGAGTGAAGCGCAAGAAGAAGTGA
- the rpsK gene encoding 30S ribosomal protein S11 has translation MARPARGRGRGKKREKKTVLHGEAHIKSTFNNTIITITDKNGDTLTWCSSGTVGFKGSRKSTPFAAQMAAESVAKKAQEFGMKKVDVFVKGPGSGRETAIRTLQANGLEVASITDVTPQPHNGCRPKKRRRV, from the coding sequence TTGGCCAGACCGGCGAGAGGAAGAGGAAGAGGAAAGAAAAGGGAAAAGAAAACGGTGTTGCACGGTGAAGCCCATATCAAGTCAACCTTCAACAACACCATCATCACCATAACCGATAAGAACGGGGACACCCTCACCTGGTGCAGCTCGGGAACGGTGGGGTTCAAGGGTTCGCGCAAGAGCACGCCCTTCGCCGCGCAGATGGCGGCGGAGAGCGTGGCCAAGAAGGCGCAGGAATTCGGGATGAAGAAGGTCGACGTCTTCGTGAAGGGGCCCGGCTCGGGTCGCGAGACGGCCATACGCACCCTGCAGGCCAACGGGCTGGAGGTGGCGAGCATCACCGACGTCACGCCCCAGCCCCACAACGGGTGCCGCCCCAAGAAGAGAAGAAGAGTGTAG
- the rpsD gene encoding 30S ribosomal protein S4, with protein sequence MARNLEPSCKQCRREGQKLFLKGSRCESDKCAMERRSYPPGEHGRGRVKETEYLLQLREKQKAKRIYGVLERQFRRYYGKASRQQGITGENLLFLLETRLDNVLYRGGLASSRGDARQLVRHGHVTVNGRKVNIPSYEVRVGDVVELKEKSRDLVRVIQAVRAAEGRPVVPWLKVDAERRRVEVVARPRREDIDVPVKEHLIVELYSK encoded by the coding sequence ATGGCCCGTAACCTGGAACCATCCTGCAAGCAGTGCCGGCGCGAGGGGCAGAAGCTCTTCCTCAAGGGCAGCCGCTGCGAGAGCGACAAGTGCGCCATGGAGAGGAGGTCTTACCCGCCCGGGGAGCACGGCCGCGGCAGGGTCAAGGAGACGGAATACCTGCTGCAGTTGCGGGAAAAGCAGAAGGCTAAGCGCATATACGGCGTGCTGGAAAGGCAGTTCAGGCGCTATTACGGCAAGGCTTCCCGCCAGCAGGGGATAACAGGCGAGAACCTGCTCTTCCTCCTGGAGACCAGGCTGGACAACGTGCTCTACCGCGGCGGCCTCGCCTCTTCACGCGGCGACGCGCGGCAACTGGTGCGCCACGGCCACGTGACGGTGAACGGCCGCAAGGTGAACATCCCTTCCTACGAGGTGAGGGTGGGGGACGTGGTGGAGTTGAAGGAGAAGAGCAGGGACCTGGTGCGGGTCATACAGGCGGTGAGGGCCGCCGAGGGCAGGCCGGTGGTACCCTGGTTGAAGGTGGACGCGGAAAGACGCCGCGTGGAGGTCGTAGCGCGCCCCCGGCGCGAGGACATCGACGTCCCGGTGAAGGAACATCTCATCGTGGAGCTCTATTCCAAGTAG
- a CDS encoding DNA-directed RNA polymerase subunit alpha yields the protein MQKPHVEVDKLEDSYGRFIVEPLERGLGHTLGNSMRRILLSSIPGAAITSLRIEGVVHEFTTIEGVKEDTMDIILNLKGVILRILDEGQHTLFIDVTGPRTVTAGDIQAPSEVEIVNPDLKICTMNGKGRLKMEMTAQKGRGYVSSEHLGGIREVAGTIPLDAMFSPVVRVSYQVEATRVGQRTDYDRLILEVHTNGSIDPKEALVRAAQILAGHIGIFMGLAEGEEGELASIFSAEQPRAGSKEMQTPIEDLELPVRVLNCLHRGGINTVGQLIERTEEDLLALRSFGAKSIEDVKEKLEKRGLSLRTG from the coding sequence ATGCAGAAACCGCATGTCGAGGTGGATAAGCTCGAGGACTCGTACGGAAGGTTCATCGTGGAGCCCCTGGAGCGCGGGCTCGGGCATACCCTGGGCAACTCCATGCGCCGCATCCTGCTTTCCTCCATCCCGGGCGCGGCGATAACCTCCTTGCGCATCGAGGGGGTGGTGCACGAGTTCACCACCATCGAGGGCGTCAAGGAGGACACCATGGATATAATCCTCAACCTGAAGGGTGTCATCCTGCGCATACTCGACGAGGGGCAGCACACCCTCTTCATCGACGTCACCGGCCCGCGCACGGTGACCGCCGGGGATATCCAGGCCCCCTCCGAGGTGGAGATCGTCAACCCCGACCTGAAGATATGCACCATGAACGGCAAGGGCAGGCTGAAGATGGAGATGACGGCACAGAAGGGCAGGGGTTACGTGTCCTCCGAGCACCTGGGCGGAATACGGGAGGTGGCTGGCACCATCCCCCTGGACGCCATGTTCTCACCGGTGGTGCGCGTTTCCTACCAGGTGGAGGCCACCCGCGTGGGGCAGCGCACGGACTACGACAGGCTCATCCTGGAGGTGCACACCAACGGGAGCATAGACCCCAAGGAGGCCCTGGTGAGGGCAGCCCAGATCCTCGCCGGGCACATAGGGATCTTCATGGGGCTTGCCGAGGGCGAGGAAGGGGAGCTGGCGAGCATCTTCTCCGCGGAGCAGCCGCGCGCGGGGAGCAAGGAGATGCAGACCCCCATCGAGGACCTGGAACTGCCGGTGCGCGTCCTCAACTGCCTGCACCGCGGCGGCATCAATACCGTGGGCCAGTTGATTGAGAGGACGGAGGAAGACCTGCTGGCGCTGCGGAGCTTCGGGGCCAAGTCCATAGAGGACGTGAAAGAAAAGCTGGAGAAGAGGGGCCTCAGCCTGCGCACCGGCTAG
- the rplQ gene encoding 50S ribosomal protein L17 translates to MPQPKKGRRLGGSSSHQRSMLANLARELIEHERIRTTQAKAKEVQPLVDKLVGLAKRGDLHARRQALAIIPDRDVVHKLFAEIGPRYEDREGGYCRVVKTGPRQGDAAPMAVIEFV, encoded by the coding sequence ATGCCGCAGCCAAAGAAGGGCAGGAGATTGGGAGGGAGCAGCTCCCACCAGCGCTCCATGCTGGCCAACCTGGCCAGGGAGCTGATCGAGCACGAGAGAATCAGGACCACCCAGGCCAAGGCGAAGGAAGTGCAGCCCCTGGTGGATAAGCTGGTGGGCCTGGCCAAGCGCGGGGACCTGCACGCCCGCCGGCAGGCGCTGGCCATCATCCCCGACCGCGACGTGGTGCACAAGCTCTTCGCGGAGATCGGACCGCGCTACGAGGATCGCGAAGGCGGTTACTGCCGCGTGGTGAAGACAGGGCCGCGCCAGGGCGACGCCGCCCCCATGGCGGTCATAGAGTTCGTATAA
- the truA gene encoding tRNA pseudouridine(38-40) synthase TruA: MANYMLKLAYDGTAYKGFQVQPGLPTVQRTLEEALARVAKRYSPLYAAGRTDAGVHARGQVVNFHAELRVEVARLARALNSLLPDDIAVVSCREVREEFHARRDAVARSYSYYFHTGEHPSPFHRLYALHVGGSLDEKGMGEALRSIVGVHDFASFCRREEGRSTIREVYESEVVRDGELLRVRVKANAFAWMMMRMLCGSLLEVGKGRWSPQRFREVLEAADNSLSGPVLPPHGLFLEEVHYPDGL, from the coding sequence ATGGCGAACTACATGTTGAAGCTGGCGTACGACGGCACCGCTTACAAGGGTTTCCAGGTGCAACCGGGACTACCCACCGTGCAGAGGACGCTCGAGGAGGCTCTCGCGCGCGTCGCGAAGCGCTACTCGCCGCTCTACGCGGCGGGAAGGACAGACGCGGGGGTGCACGCAAGGGGACAGGTGGTGAACTTCCACGCGGAGCTGCGCGTGGAGGTCGCCAGGCTGGCACGCGCACTTAACTCCCTCCTGCCGGACGACATCGCCGTTGTCTCCTGTAGGGAGGTGAGGGAGGAATTCCACGCGCGCAGGGATGCCGTAGCGCGTTCGTACTCCTATTATTTCCATACGGGTGAACATCCTTCACCCTTTCACCGCCTTTACGCGCTGCACGTTGGCGGGTCCCTCGACGAGAAGGGGATGGGGGAGGCCCTGCGGTCCATAGTCGGCGTACACGACTTCGCTTCGTTCTGCCGACGGGAGGAGGGGAGGTCCACCATCCGCGAGGTTTACGAGTCTGAGGTCGTACGCGATGGTGAGCTCCTGCGCGTGCGCGTGAAGGCCAACGCCTTCGCATGGATGATGATGCGCATGCTCTGCGGGAGCCTTCTCGAGGTGGGGAAAGGGAGGTGGTCCCCGCAACGCTTCCGCGAGGTCCTGGAGGCTGCCGACAACTCGCTCTCCGGCCCGGTTCTGCCTCCCCACGGCCTCTTTCTCGAGGAGGTCCATTACCCGGACGGCCTCTGA
- the manB gene encoding phosphomannomutase/phosphoglucomutase (converts mannose-6-phosphate to mannose-1-phosphate; the resulting product is then converted to GDP-mannose by ManC which is then used in the synthesis of mannose-containing glycoconjugates that are important for mediating entry into host cells) gives MGAVDPAIFKAYDIRGVYPEEIDEEVASLIGRAFVTFLEEDRILVGRDMRLSSPSLSRAFIEGATRQGADVVDIGLCSTDMLYYASGELDLPGAMFTASHNPAEYNGLKLCRRKAGPISEDTGIAQIRDLVLGGDLPASRSRGEVVERDMLPRYIEHVLGFIDVSAVKPLRVVADAGNGMAGLVLPALFQHLPCDLIPHCFELDGSFPHHQPSPIEPENIKLLQDWVREAGADLGMAFDGDADRVFLVDDLCEPVSGSLTTALIARRILQKNPGEKIIYNCINSWIVPETIRACGGVPIRERVGHSFIKQTMAETGAVFAGEHSGHYYFRDNYRADSGIIAALFVLEIVSLEGRPLSEILQPFKKYHASGEINSRVDDIPAKLDEIARLHAGARIDRLDGVTVEYDDWWFNVRPSNTEPLLRLNLEARTRELMETKRDEILAVIRSR, from the coding sequence ATGGGAGCCGTGGATCCCGCGATTTTCAAGGCATACGACATAAGGGGCGTCTATCCCGAGGAGATAGACGAGGAGGTGGCTTCCCTTATAGGCAGGGCTTTCGTCACCTTCCTCGAGGAGGACAGGATCCTGGTGGGAAGGGACATGCGCCTGTCCTCCCCCTCCCTCTCGCGGGCCTTCATCGAGGGCGCAACGAGGCAGGGGGCGGACGTGGTGGACATAGGCCTCTGTTCCACCGACATGCTCTACTACGCCTCCGGAGAGCTCGATCTCCCGGGAGCCATGTTCACCGCCTCCCATAACCCCGCGGAATACAACGGCCTCAAGCTCTGCCGCCGCAAGGCGGGGCCCATCAGCGAGGATACCGGCATCGCCCAGATCCGGGACCTGGTCCTGGGGGGAGACCTCCCCGCTTCCCGGAGCCGCGGCGAGGTCGTGGAGAGGGACATGCTCCCCCGCTACATAGAGCACGTCCTCGGCTTCATCGACGTCTCCGCCGTCAAACCCCTGCGGGTGGTGGCGGATGCCGGAAACGGCATGGCGGGACTGGTGCTCCCCGCTCTTTTCCAACATCTTCCATGCGACCTCATCCCCCACTGCTTCGAGCTCGACGGTTCCTTTCCGCACCACCAGCCCAGCCCCATCGAGCCCGAGAACATAAAGCTACTGCAGGACTGGGTACGGGAGGCCGGGGCTGACCTGGGCATGGCCTTCGACGGCGATGCCGACCGCGTCTTCCTGGTGGACGACCTGTGCGAGCCGGTGAGCGGCTCCCTGACCACCGCCCTGATAGCGAGGCGCATACTGCAGAAGAACCCCGGCGAAAAGATCATCTACAACTGCATAAACAGCTGGATCGTACCGGAGACCATCCGCGCCTGCGGCGGCGTCCCCATACGGGAGCGCGTGGGCCATTCCTTCATCAAGCAGACCATGGCGGAGACGGGGGCCGTCTTCGCCGGGGAGCACTCGGGTCACTACTACTTCCGCGACAATTACCGCGCCGATTCCGGCATCATCGCCGCGCTCTTCGTGCTGGAGATCGTCAGCCTGGAGGGCAGGCCGCTCTCCGAGATCCTGCAGCCTTTCAAGAAGTATCACGCTTCCGGGGAGATCAACAGCAGGGTGGATGACATCCCCGCCAAGCTGGACGAGATCGCCCGCCTGCACGCCGGAGCGCGTATCGACCGCCTGGACGGCGTCACCGTCGAGTACGACGACTGGTGGTTCAACGTGCGCCCTTCAAACACCGAACCACTGTTGCGCCTCAACCTGGAAGCCAGGACGCGTGAGCTCATGGAGACGAAACGTGACGAGATACTGGCGGTGATCCGTTCCCGATGA
- a CDS encoding bifunctional phosphoglucose/phosphomannose isomerase, translated as MAGTEILDDLVSLEEGDPGGMLPAVEAFPRQCADALRLGRELETVPSAEGLARVAFLGMGGSAIGGDVLRVLLEEATGLSMSVHRSYRLPVTLGSDTLAVVASYSGNTEETISAFEDALYLGCRVLAVTSGGELLKRARVSGLPCLVIPAGLQPRAALGYLSLAAAAVMERMGLLQGFVKVASETVSCLEDKAEEWGRISVTGKNFAKQLARRLVGRVPVVYGTESLLGVAAYRWKCQFNENAKVPAFCHVLPEMNHNEIVGWHELNDVTRRAEAIFLLEEDDDPRIARRVEVTAELLRDRVGGVTVIRVGGRTRTEKLFGAMYLGDFVSVYLALLNGVDPTPVESIALLKERMAREERGEPGEDGSGIGGGEGV; from the coding sequence TTGGCCGGTACGGAGATCCTGGATGACCTGGTGTCGCTCGAGGAAGGAGACCCGGGGGGCATGCTCCCGGCCGTGGAGGCCTTTCCCCGGCAGTGCGCGGATGCCCTGCGGCTTGGCAGGGAGCTGGAGACGGTCCCCTCCGCGGAGGGGTTGGCGAGGGTCGCCTTCCTGGGGATGGGCGGGTCGGCCATCGGGGGTGACGTGCTGCGCGTCCTCCTCGAGGAGGCCACGGGACTTTCCATGAGCGTACACCGCTCCTACCGCCTGCCGGTGACGCTGGGGTCGGACACCCTGGCCGTGGTGGCCAGCTATTCCGGCAACACCGAGGAGACCATCTCCGCTTTCGAGGACGCCCTCTACCTGGGGTGCCGCGTCCTGGCGGTCACATCGGGGGGGGAGCTCCTGAAGCGGGCCCGCGTTTCCGGCCTGCCCTGCCTGGTCATCCCCGCCGGGCTGCAGCCGCGCGCCGCCCTGGGATACCTTTCGCTGGCTGCGGCGGCGGTGATGGAGCGCATGGGGCTGCTGCAGGGTTTCGTGAAGGTTGCCAGCGAAACGGTTTCTTGCCTGGAGGACAAGGCTGAAGAGTGGGGGCGCATCTCCGTTACCGGCAAGAACTTCGCCAAGCAGCTCGCCCGCCGCCTGGTGGGCAGGGTGCCCGTGGTCTACGGGACGGAAAGCCTCCTGGGGGTGGCGGCGTACCGCTGGAAATGCCAGTTCAACGAGAACGCCAAGGTGCCGGCGTTCTGCCACGTCCTTCCCGAGATGAACCACAACGAGATAGTGGGCTGGCACGAGCTGAACGACGTCACGCGCCGCGCGGAGGCCATATTCCTCCTCGAGGAGGACGACGACCCGCGTATCGCCAGGCGGGTGGAGGTCACGGCGGAGCTCCTGCGGGACAGGGTGGGAGGGGTCACCGTGATACGCGTCGGTGGGCGCACGCGCACGGAGAAGCTCTTCGGCGCCATGTACCTCGGCGATTTCGTCAGCGTCTATCTCGCCCTGCTCAACGGGGTGGACCCTACCCCGGTGGAGAGCATAGCCCTGCTCAAGGAGCGCATGGCGCGGGAGGAGCGTGGGGAACCCGGGGAGGACGGTAGCGGCATTGGCGGCGGTGAGGGGGTGTGA
- a CDS encoding purine-nucleoside phosphorylase codes for MERREEAAVERVTSLCVEAGIPRLRAAVVLGSGLGDAVPGLDGAVEIPFSEIPGWPEAGVPGHAGTLLAGAYRGRGVLVQRGRPHYYQGLEMDEVTFPVRVMAGLGVERILLCNAAGALNPAFERGYHMLVRDHINLMGVNPLRGMRDADGNPAFLDVSSLYDAEAGDHLMARAPSAAWPLAEGVLVAVSGPSYETGAELRFLRLIGGDAVSMSLVPEALVARFLGMSVTGVSVITNAWDLRRPHPMTHEDVLRTAEEAVPVLRDIIAAWLDLQGQPFS; via the coding sequence ATGGAAAGGCGTGAAGAGGCGGCTGTTGAACGCGTGACCTCCCTGTGCGTTGAGGCGGGGATACCCCGCTTGCGCGCGGCGGTGGTGCTGGGGAGCGGCCTGGGGGATGCCGTGCCCGGGCTCGACGGGGCCGTGGAGATACCCTTCTCGGAGATACCAGGCTGGCCCGAGGCGGGGGTGCCGGGGCACGCGGGAACGCTTCTCGCCGGCGCGTACCGGGGACGGGGCGTGCTGGTGCAGCGCGGGAGGCCGCATTATTACCAGGGTCTGGAAATGGATGAAGTCACCTTCCCGGTGCGCGTGATGGCCGGGCTCGGCGTGGAGAGGATCTTACTCTGCAACGCCGCCGGTGCCCTCAACCCCGCGTTCGAGCGCGGTTACCACATGCTGGTTAGGGACCACATCAACCTCATGGGGGTGAATCCCCTGCGGGGCATGCGGGATGCCGACGGCAACCCGGCCTTCCTCGACGTCTCCTCCCTCTACGACGCGGAGGCGGGCGACCATCTCATGGCAAGGGCCCCCTCGGCCGCCTGGCCCCTTGCGGAGGGGGTGCTGGTGGCGGTCTCCGGGCCCTCCTACGAGACGGGCGCCGAGTTACGCTTCCTGCGCCTCATCGGGGGCGACGCGGTGTCCATGAGCCTGGTCCCCGAGGCCCTGGTGGCGCGTTTCCTGGGAATGTCGGTGACGGGGGTGAGCGTCATCACCAACGCCTGGGACCTGCGCAGGCCCCATCCCATGACGCACGAGGACGTCCTGAGGACGGCGGAAGAAGCGGTTCCCGTCCTCAGGGATATCATCGCCGCCTGGCTCGACCTGCAGGGCCAGCCGTTTTCTTGA
- the rplM gene encoding 50S ribosomal protein L13 — MKTYSVKQADIARDWYLVDAEGVVLGRLASELAKILKGKNKPMYSPHLDVGDHVVVVNADKVVLTGDKAEKKKYYRHSGYPGGLREISYGALMRDKPELVVEKAVRGMLPKNRLGRSMLKKLHVYAGPHHPHQAQKPRSLDLRG, encoded by the coding sequence ATGAAGACCTACAGCGTGAAGCAGGCGGACATAGCACGCGACTGGTACCTGGTGGACGCCGAGGGCGTGGTCCTGGGAAGGCTGGCCAGTGAGCTGGCCAAGATCCTCAAGGGGAAGAACAAGCCCATGTACTCGCCCCACCTGGACGTGGGCGATCACGTGGTGGTGGTGAACGCGGACAAGGTCGTCCTGACCGGGGACAAGGCGGAAAAGAAGAAGTACTACCGGCATTCGGGTTACCCGGGAGGGCTGCGCGAGATCTCCTACGGCGCCCTCATGCGCGACAAACCCGAGCTGGTGGTGGAGAAAGCCGTGAGGGGTATGCTTCCCAAGAACAGGCTCGGCAGGTCCATGCTCAAGAAGCTGCACGTGTACGCGGGACCGCATCATCCCCACCAGGCGCAGAAACCGCGAAGCCTGGACCTGCGGGGCTGA
- the rpsI gene encoding 30S ribosomal protein S9, which translates to MPQHLGYGTGRRKEAVARVWLYPGEGEFVINGRSLEEYFPRQTLRDQVMESLGVAGSVGRYRVVATIRGGGISGQAGALRHGIARALVDCDDTLRSELKKAGLLRRDPRMKERKKYGLKKARKRPQFSKR; encoded by the coding sequence TTGCCGCAACATCTGGGTTACGGGACGGGAAGGCGCAAGGAGGCCGTAGCCAGGGTATGGCTTTACCCCGGCGAGGGCGAGTTCGTGATCAACGGGCGCAGCCTGGAAGAATATTTCCCGCGCCAGACCCTGCGCGACCAGGTCATGGAGTCGCTGGGCGTGGCGGGGAGCGTGGGTAGGTACCGCGTCGTGGCCACCATCAGGGGAGGCGGTATATCCGGGCAGGCGGGAGCCCTGCGCCACGGCATCGCCAGGGCCCTGGTGGACTGCGACGACACCCTCCGTTCGGAACTGAAGAAGGCCGGGCTCCTGCGGCGCGACCCGCGCATGAAGGAGCGCAAGAAGTACGGCCTTAAGAAAGCCCGCAAGCGGCCCCAGTTCTCCAAGCGCTGA
- a CDS encoding phosphoglucosamine mutase: MKARKRGGPRLFGTDGVRGKVNSELTPELALRLGCAAVQVLARENPRPLLLIGRDTRISGGMLEAAMVAGICSSGGRVELLGVVPTPAVACLVRSRSADAGVMISASHNPAGDNGIKFFHRDGFKLPDDVEDEMERLVEDARIPGRPRGDAVGVYRQVPEAEEEYLRHLLSITRPDLSSLRIVVDSAHGAAYRVAPRLLESLGAEVISINASPDGLNINRECGSTHCDGLQREVVERGAHLGLAFDGDADRLIAVDEEGRVVDGDFILAICALRMKDKGILKRSAVVTTVMANLGFHRAMRRAGIEVHVTDVGDRYVLERMLGEGNNLGGEQSGHLIFLDHTTTGDGLVTALMLAEALVEHGGTLSSLARVMEKVPQLLINVPVKEKEGLLENKRIAEALHAWEERLGDEGRVLLRPSGTEPVVRVMVEALSGETAERAARELAELVGKEMG; this comes from the coding sequence ATGAAGGCGAGGAAAAGAGGCGGACCCCGGCTTTTCGGCACCGACGGCGTGAGGGGGAAGGTCAACAGCGAGCTTACTCCCGAGCTGGCCTTGCGCCTGGGCTGCGCGGCCGTGCAGGTCCTCGCCAGGGAAAACCCCCGCCCCCTGCTGCTCATCGGCCGGGATACCCGCATCTCGGGCGGGATGCTGGAGGCGGCCATGGTGGCGGGCATCTGCTCCAGCGGCGGCCGGGTGGAGTTGCTGGGAGTCGTTCCCACGCCAGCCGTGGCCTGCCTGGTCAGGAGCAGGAGTGCGGACGCCGGGGTGATGATCTCGGCCTCCCACAACCCCGCCGGCGACAACGGCATCAAGTTCTTTCACCGCGATGGCTTCAAGCTCCCCGACGATGTCGAGGACGAGATGGAGCGGCTGGTGGAGGACGCACGCATCCCGGGCCGTCCCAGGGGCGACGCGGTGGGCGTTTACCGCCAGGTGCCGGAGGCGGAGGAGGAGTACCTGCGCCACCTGCTCTCCATCACCCGACCGGACCTTTCCTCCCTGCGCATCGTGGTGGACAGCGCCCACGGCGCGGCGTACCGCGTTGCACCCAGGCTGCTGGAATCCCTGGGGGCCGAGGTCATATCCATCAACGCCTCACCCGACGGCCTGAACATCAACCGGGAGTGCGGTTCCACCCACTGCGACGGGCTGCAGAGGGAGGTGGTGGAGAGAGGGGCCCACCTGGGCCTGGCGTTCGACGGCGACGCGGACAGGCTGATAGCCGTAGACGAGGAAGGCCGCGTGGTGGACGGGGACTTCATCCTGGCCATCTGCGCCCTGCGCATGAAGGACAAGGGAATACTGAAGAGAAGCGCCGTTGTGACCACGGTCATGGCCAACCTGGGCTTTCACCGCGCCATGCGAAGGGCGGGCATAGAGGTACACGTCACCGATGTCGGGGACCGCTACGTGCTGGAGAGGATGCTCGGCGAGGGGAACAACCTCGGGGGGGAACAGTCGGGCCATCTCATTTTCCTCGACCACACCACCACCGGCGACGGGCTGGTCACCGCCCTCATGCTCGCGGAAGCCCTTGTCGAGCACGGAGGGACCCTCTCCTCGCTGGCGCGCGTGATGGAGAAGGTGCCGCAGCTCCTGATCAACGTCCCGGTCAAGGAAAAGGAAGGCCTGTTGGAGAACAAGCGCATAGCGGAGGCCCTGCATGCCTGGGAAGAGAGGCTGGGGGACGAGGGCCGCGTGCTGCTGCGGCCTTCGGGAACGGAGCCCGTGGTCAGGGTCATGGTGGAAGCCCTCAGTGGGGAGACCGCGGAAAGGGCGGCCCGCGAACTGGCGGAGCTCGTGGGGAAGGAGATGGGCTGA